One part of the Raphanus sativus cultivar WK10039 chromosome 7, ASM80110v3, whole genome shotgun sequence genome encodes these proteins:
- the LOC108849789 gene encoding ABC transporter G family member 41: MAQTGADDDEKAQSLQAEFASGNGVGHDKEELRSQWATVERLPTYKRITTALFQRRDEASDKGRVIDVTKLEAAERHLLIEKLVKQIQDDNLHLLRKIRKRIDEVGIELPTVEVRFSDLSVEAECEVVHGKPIPTLWNTVKGILSEFICSKKETKISILKGVSGIVRPGRMTLLLGPPGCGKTTLLQALSGRLSPSVKVGGEVSYNGCLLSEFIPVKTSSYISQNDLHIPEMSVRETLDFSACCQGIGSRMEIMKEISRREKVRGIVPDPDIDAYMKAISVIGLKNNMQTDYILKILGLDICADTRVGDASRPGISGGQKRRLTTGELVVGPATTLFMDEISNGLDSSTTFQIVACLQQLAHIAGATILVSLLQPAPETFELFDDVILMGEGKIIYHAPRTDICRFFEDCGFKCPERKGVADFLQEVMSKKDQEQYWCHRDKPYSYISVDSFIEKFQESNLGVLVKEELSKPFHKTQSRKDGLCFRKYSLSKWEMLKACSRREYLLMRRNSFIYLFKSGLLVFNALVTMTVFLQAGATTDARHGNYLMGSLFTALFRLLADGLPELTLTLSRMGVFCKQKDLYFYPAWAYAIPSIVLKIPLSCFDSFLWTSLTYYAIGYSPEVGRFFRHFLILFTFNISCVSLFRAIAAIFRTFVASSIIGAISVLVLSSFGGFVIPKSSMPAWLEWGFWISPLSYAEIGLTANEFFAPRWRKSISGNTTVGEQVLDVRGLNFGKHTYWIALGALIGFIFFFNVLYALALTYRNNPQRSRTIVSHGKNIQPSEEDFKPCPESTSRVKTGKIILPFKPLNVTFQNVQYHIETPQGKKRQLLSDVTGALKPGILTSLMGVSGAGKTTLLDVLSGRKTRGDIKGEIRVGGYPKVQETFARVSGYCEQFDIHSPNITVEESLKYSAWLRLPYNIDSKIKNELVDEVLETVELEDIKYSMVGLPGVSGLSTEQRKRLTIAVELVANPSIIFMDEPTTGLDARAAAIVMRAVKNVAETGRTVVCTIHQPSIDIFETFDELILMKNGGQLVYYGPLGKHSSKVIDYFERIPGVPKIQKNCNPATWMLDITCKYTEEKIGMDFAQAYKDSTLYKENKLVVEQLSSASMGSEDLSFPSRFSQTGWGQLKACLWKQHCSYWRNPSHNLTRVVFMFLNSTLCGLLFWQKAKDINNQQDLFSIFGSMYTLVIFSGINNCATVMNFIATERNVFYRERFARMYSSWAYSFSQVLVEIPYSLLQSLLCTIIVYPMIGYHMSVYKMFWSWYSTFCSLLIFNYCGMLMVALTPNIHMALTLRTTFFSMVNLFAGFTIPKQKIPKWWIWMYYLSPTSWVLEGLLNSQYGDVDKEIIAFGETKRVSAFLEDYFGYKHDSLALVAFVLIAFPIVVASLFAFFMSKLNFQKK, encoded by the exons ATGGCTCAAACAGGTgcagatgatgatgaaaagGCACAGTCTTTACAAGCTGAGTTTGCTTCTGGAAATGGTGTTGGCCATGACAAGGAGGAGCTTCGGTCGCAGTGGGCTACAGTCGAAAGATTACCAACGTATAAGAGGATTACTACTGCTCTGTTTCAAAGAAGAGATGAAGCTTCGGATAAAGGGAGAGTCATTGATGTTACTAAACTCGAGGCTGCTGAGAGACATTTGTTGATTGAAAAGCTTGTCAAGCAAATCCAGGATGATAACCTTCATTTACTCAGAAAGATAAGGAAGAGAATTGATGA GGTTGGTATAGAGTTACCAACGGTGGAAGTGAGGTTCAGTGACCTCTCTGTTGAAGCAGAATGTGAAGTAGTTCATGGAAAGCCTATCCCAACTCTTTGGAATACTGTCAAAGGCATACTATCT GAGTTCATCTGTTCAAAGAAAGAAACCAAGATAAGCATCTTGAAAGGCGTGAGCGGTATCGTAAGGCCTGGAAG AATGACATTGTTGCTCGGTCCTCCTGGTTGTGGCAAAACCACTCTGTTACAGGCACTTTCTGGACGACTTTCCCCTTCTGTAAAG GTTGGAGGAGAAGTAAGTTACAATGGTTGCTTACTTTCAGAGTTTATTCCAGTGAAAACGTCGAGTTATATAAGTCAAAACGATCTGCATATTCCAGAGATGAGTGTGAGAGAGACACTCGACTTCTCTGCGTGTTGCCAGGGTATCGGAAGCCGTATGG AAATTATGAAGGAGATCAGTAGAAGGGAGAAAGTCCGAGGAATTGTTCCAGATCCTGATATAGATGCTTACATGAAG GCAATATCTGTTATAGGTTTGAAAAACAACATGCAAACTGACTATATCTTAAAG ATCCTGGGACTCGATATCTGTGCAGATACACGAGTTGGAGATGCCTCGAGGCCTGGAATATCTGGTGGCCAAAAGAGGAGGTTGACAACAG GAGAACTTGTTGTGGGTCCAGCTACGACTCTGTTCATGGATGAAATATCGAATGGTTTGGACAGCTCAACTACGTTCCAGATTGTGGCATGTCTCCAGCAGTTGGCGCATATAGCTGGAGCCACCATATTGGTTTCACTTCTTCAGCCTGCACCAGAAACGTTTGAGCTTTTCGACGATGTGATTCTCATGGGCGAAGGAAAGATAATCTACCATGCTCCACGAACTGATATCTGCAGATTCTTCGAAGATTGTGGATTTAAGTGTCCAGAGAGGAAAGGCGTTGCTGACTTCCTCCAAGAG GTTATGTCTAAAAAAGATCAAGAACAATATTGGTGCCACAGAGACAAGCCCTACAGTTATATATCTGTTGATTCATTCATCGAGAAGTTTCAAGAATCAAATCTTGGGGTTCTGGTAAAGGAAGAACTCTCTAAGCCGTTTCATAAAACTCAGTCTCGCAAGGATggtttatgttttagaaaatactCATTGAGTAAATGGGAGATGCTTAAAGCTTGCTCGAGGAGAGAATATCTTTTGATGAGACGCAACTCTTTCATTTACTTGTTCAAATCTGGACTG TTAGTTTTCAATGCGTTAGTAACAATGACCGTTTTTCTACAAGCTGGAGCTACGACGGATGCTCGTCATGGGAACTATCTTATGGGTTCTCTCTTCACTGCTCTGTTTAGACTTCTTGCTGATGGGCTTCCAGAGCTCACTTTAACTCTCTCTAGAATGGGAGTGTTTTGCAAACAAAAAGATTTATACTTCTATCCTGCTTGGGCATATGCAATCCCTTCAATTGTCTTAAAGATACCTCTTTCCTGTTTTGACTCGTTCCTTTGGACATCACTGACATATTACGCCATTGGTTACAGCCCCGAGGTCGGAAG GTTCTTTCGACATTTCCTTATCTTATTTACATTCAACATTTCGTGTGTATCACTGTTTCGCGCCATAGCAGCGATCTTTCGCACGTTTGTTGCTTCCTCAATCATCGGAGCTATCTCAGTATTGGTTCTCTCATCGTTTGGAGGCTTCGTTATTCCAAAAT CGTCCATGCCTGCTTGGCTGGAATGGGGATTTTGGATATCTCCATTGTCATATGCGGAGATTGGTCTAACTGCAAATGAATTTTTCGCTCCACGGTGGAGAAAG TCTATCTCTGGCAACACCACGGTCGGGGAACAAGTGTTAGATGTACGTGGACTGAATTTCGGAAAGCACACTTATTGGATAGCTTTGGGGGCTTTAATCGGGTTTATATTCTTCTTCAATGTCCTCTATGCATTGGCTTTGACATACCGGAATA ATCCACAAAGATCCCGTACTATTGTCTCTCATGGGAAGAATATTCAGCCCTCAGAAGAAGATTTTAAGCCCTGTCCGGAAAGTACGTCCCGAGTTAAAACAG GAAAAATCATCTTGCCTTTCAAGCCCCTTAATGTCACATTTCAAAACGTGCAGTATCATATTGAGACTCCTCAG GGAAAGAAGCGGCAGCTTCTCTCTGATGTGACAGGCGCACTGAAGCCCGGAATTCTAACATCTCTGATGGGTGTCAGTGGAGCTGGTAAAACGACTCTTCTTGACGTCCTTTCTGGAAGGAAAACACGTGGTGACATCAAAGGAGAGATCCGAGTTGGAGGGTATCCTAAGGTTCAAGAAACATTTGCACGAGTATCAGGTTACTGTGAACAGTTTGATATTCATTCTCCTAATATAACAGTGGAAGAGTCTTTGAAATACTCTGCTTGGCTTCGACTTCCCTATAACATCGATTCAAAGATCAAGAAT GAACTCGTCGATGAAGTTCTTGAGACAGTTGAGCTTGAGGATATTAAATATTCCATGGTGGGACTTCCAGGAGTTAGTGGTTTATCCACAGAACAACGCAAAAGGCTGACTATAGCTGTGGAGCTTGTTGCTAACCCTTCCATCATATTTATGGATGAACCTACCACAGGGCTAGACGCAAGAGCCGCCGCCATTGTTATGAGGGCTGTGAAAAATGTTGCTGAGACTGGGAGAACGGTTGTTTGCACGATCCACCAGCCGAGCATAGATATCTTCGAGACATTTGACGAG CTGATCCTAATGAAAAACGGGGGACAGCTTGTCTACTATGGTCCTCTTGGAAAACATTCAAGTAAAGTTATAGACTACTTTGAG agaaTCCCTGGAGTTCCAAAGATCCAAAAGAACTGTAATCCAGCCACCTGGATGTTAGATATTACTTGTAAATATACAGAGGAAAAAATTGGAATGGATTTTGCACAAGCATACAAGGATTCAACTCTGTACAA GGAGAACAAACTGGTGGTTGAGCAATTGAGTTCTGCGTCTATGGGATCAGAAGATTTGAGCTTTCCTTCGCGTTTTTCCCAAACAGGTTGGGGGCAACTAAAGGCTTGTCTTTGGAAACAACATTGCTCGTATTGGAGAAACCCTTCTCACAATCTCACTCGCGTAGTATTCATGTTCCTCAACTCTACTCTATGTGGCCTTCTATTCTGGCAAAAAGCCAAGGACAT AAATAATCAGCAAGATCTTTTCAGCATATTTGGCTCAATGTACACTCTAGTAATCTTCTCGGGAATAAACAACTGCGCAACAGTGATGAACTTCATTGCAACCGAACGCAATGTTTTCTACCGTGAAAGGTTTGCTCGGATGTATTCCTCATGGGCATACTCATTTTCTCAG GTCCTTGTTGAGATTCCATACTCATTACTCCAGTCCCTTCTATGTACTATAATCGTATATCCAATGATTGGTTACCATATGTCAGTCTACAAAATGTTTTGGAGCTGGTACAGCACTTTTTGCTCGTTGCTTATCTTCAATTACTGTGGGATGCTTATGGTCGCTTTGACACCTAACATCCACATGGCATTGACTCTTCGGACGACTTTTTTCTCCATGGTAAATCTGTTTGCTGGCTTTACCATTCCGAAACAG AAAATCCCAAAATGGTGGATATGGATGTACTACTTGAGCCCGACATCATGGGTGTTGGAAGGCTTACTGAATTCGCAGTATGGAGATGTTGACAAAGAGATAATAGCATTTGGTGAGACGAAGAGAGTTTCAGCTTTCTTGGAGGATTACTTTGGTTACAAACATGACTCATTGGCTCTTGTAGCGTTTGTCCTCATCGCTTTCCCCATTGTCGTGGCTTCTCTTTTTGCCTTCTTCATGAGCAAACTCAATTTCCAAAAGAAATAG
- the LOC108849209 gene encoding ubiquitin-conjugating enzyme E2 variant 1D isoform X1, translated as MTLGSGGTSVIVPRNFRLLEELERGEKGIGDGTVSYGMDDGDDIYMRSWTGTIIGPHNVTVHEGRIYQLKLFCDKDYPEKPPTVRFHSRINMTCVNHETGVVDPKKFSLLANWQREYTMEDILVQLKKEMTASHNRKLVQPPEGTCF; from the exons ATGACCCTTGGCTCCGGAGGGACGAGTGTCATTG TACCAAGGAATTTCCGGTTGCTGGAGGAGCTTGAACGTGGGGAGAAAGGTATTGGAGATGGAACTGTTAGCTATGGAATGGATGATGGTGATGACATTTACATGCGCTCTTGGACTGGCACTATCATTGGTCCTCACAACGTA ACCGTTCATGAAGGTAGGATCTATCAGTTGAAGCTCTTTTGTGACAAAGATTACCCTGAGAAACCTCCCACTGTGCGGTTCCATTCACGTATCAATATGACTTGTGTCAACCATGAAACAGGAGTT GTGGATCCTAAGAAGTTCAGTCTTCTTGCCAACTGGCAAAGGGAGTACACAATGGAAGATATACTGGTACAGCTGAAGAAAGAAATGACTGCCTCGCATAATCGTAAGCTTGTTCAACCTCCAGAAGGCACTTGCTTCTAG
- the LOC108849209 gene encoding ubiquitin-conjugating enzyme E2 variant 1D isoform X2 produces the protein MTLGSGGTSVIVPRNFRLLEELERGEKGIGDGTVSYGMDDGDDIYMRSWTGTIIGPHNTVHEGRIYQLKLFCDKDYPEKPPTVRFHSRINMTCVNHETGVVDPKKFSLLANWQREYTMEDILVQLKKEMTASHNRKLVQPPEGTCF, from the exons ATGACCCTTGGCTCCGGAGGGACGAGTGTCATTG TACCAAGGAATTTCCGGTTGCTGGAGGAGCTTGAACGTGGGGAGAAAGGTATTGGAGATGGAACTGTTAGCTATGGAATGGATGATGGTGATGACATTTACATGCGCTCTTGGACTGGCACTATCATTGGTCCTCACAAC ACCGTTCATGAAGGTAGGATCTATCAGTTGAAGCTCTTTTGTGACAAAGATTACCCTGAGAAACCTCCCACTGTGCGGTTCCATTCACGTATCAATATGACTTGTGTCAACCATGAAACAGGAGTT GTGGATCCTAAGAAGTTCAGTCTTCTTGCCAACTGGCAAAGGGAGTACACAATGGAAGATATACTGGTACAGCTGAAGAAAGAAATGACTGCCTCGCATAATCGTAAGCTTGTTCAACCTCCAGAAGGCACTTGCTTCTAG